In Chitinophaga oryzae, the sequence CTGTTGATGCTGTCCAGTTGGCTTTCCAGCTGGTCCTGTGGCGCCCCGAAAGTCCGCAATACACGTTCCGTTGTAGCGAGCGTGTGTTGTTTGAATGCCTCGGAGAGATTCGGATCGATATACTTATACAATACAAACTGATAGACTGTTATCATTAGTGTGCTGATAATAAAAGTGGTGTACACTGGTTTTATCATGGTTTTAAAACCGACGTAAGGGCCCACCTGTCTTTTACGCTCTTTGCCTGCCAGGACAGCGAAAACGATCAGCAGTATCATCTGGGCGATGCCGTTCAGGAAGGAAAACAATACTTCATGGCCGGCTATCCATGACCCCACATTCAACAAAATAAGAACGACGCCGGCGATGATACCCCATTTCACCCCGGGATTGGAAGACTGCAGCATATAGGTTTATTTGTTGATGTGAAAAATAGGACCATTCACTGTAGCAATAACCTTGCCTTTCAGTGAGGTGCCAATATAAGCCGAATTTTTCGATCTGGAGGCGATATGGCCGGCAGTGAATTCCCAGGTGGCTGCCGGATCGAAGATGGTGAGGTTGGCGGCGGCGCCGTCCCGGATCTCAGGTTGCGGCTGTTTGAAGATGGCGCGCGGTTTCTCTGTCAGCATCGCGATATGTTGTTCCAGCGGCAATTGCGGCAGGTAGTGGCGGATGACGCCGAAGCTGCTTTCCAGGCCGATCATGCCGTTTTTCGCATATTCGAACTCTACTTGTTTGGCGTCCCATTCCTGGGGCACGTGGTGAGTGGCGAAGCAGTCCACCGTGCCGTGTACGATGGCCTCCTGGATGGCTTTCACGTCGTCTGCGCTGCGCAGCGGCGGGTTTACCTTCAGGTTGGAATCATAATTGACCAGTTGCCCGTCGGTGAGCGACAGGTGGTAGGGGGTGACAGAGCAGGTAACCTTGATGCCGTCTGCTTTGGCGGCGGCGATCAGTTCTATGGATTTGCGGGTGCTTACGCCCGTGATATGAATGCGGGAATCGGTGTACTTAGCCAGTTCCAGGTCACGCTGAATGATCAGTTCTTCTGCCAGCGCAGGTTTGCCGGGCATGCCGAGTTGCGTGGAGTAGATACCTTCGTGCATGAGGCCATGGGCGGAGATGCTCTGGTCGTCCGGCAGCTGGATCAGTGTGCCGTCGAATGCTTTGATGTACTGTAATGCTTTGAGCATCAGTCCGGGGGACTGCAGCGGTTTGAGGCCGTCGGAGAAAGCTACTGCGCCGTTTTGCTGCATTTCATACATTTCGGCGAGGCCGGTGCCTTCCAGGTTTTTGGTGACCGCGCCGATGGGCAGTACGGTGGCTGCGGCATGGCGGGTTTTGCTCAGCACGTACTCGATCTGCGGTTTGGTATGCAGGGCCGGTTGGGTGTTGGGCACCACCATTACGGTAGTGTAACCGCCTGTTGCCGCAGCTTTTACGCCGGTATAGAGGTCTTCCTTGTGTTCCAGCCCTGGATCGCAGAAATGGGCGAAAATGTCCATCCAGCCTGCAGACACGTGCAGGTTCTCTCCGGAGATCACCGTCGCCCGTGCATCTTCCAGGTGGTCGCCTACCTGTTGGATAATGCCGTTCTGTATGGAAATGTCTTTTTGCTGCCCGTGGAAGGGAGAGGAAGGCGCTATAACCTTTACGTTTTTGAGTAGTATGTGCATGCTTTTCGTTCTATTCAGTATCAAAACCTGTCCAAAAATACAGGGGCAAATGTAACATAAAACTGTTAATTGATAAAGCCCTCCCGTAGCCCTTTTCCCGCTTTTTGTTCAGGTTGGTATGATAATTGAAAACAGAGGGTAGCAGATCAAAATAACTCAGGATGAATGATTATCTCATTAACCTTGTCACACGTATATGCGACCGCTCGGAACAGTTGAATGACTCCCAAACCATCAGCTGGCAGGCGCTCCGCGAGGCCGAACAGCTGGCCAACCACGCGTATGTGCCGATTCTGTACCAATATATCGCAACAGAACCTGATAAGGAAAAACGAAGAGCCGCCGGCTTTATTATTATTCAGCTCTCCAGGAACACCAATGACCCGGAAGTGATCCGGTTTATGCTGGACCGCCTGCGGGTGGAACAGGAACCGGACATGATCACCGCTATCCAGCAGGACCTGGAACGCGGCCCGCAGATCCCCGGTTATATGAACCTCGACCCGCTGCTGAACAATACCCTGTCGCTCAATAATAATGTGCGCCGCTCCGCACTTTTCGCCCTCCGCGGCACCAACAACCCACAGGTAGAAGAATGGGCGCTAAACTTGTTGAAACGGACTGTAAATGAATATGATATATATTATATAGTCTTATTGCTGCACAAGGTGGCCACAAAAAAAAGCCTGCCTGCGCTCAAGCGCCTGCTGGAGCACCCGCGCCAGGATGTGAAAGGGCTGGCATTTGCCACCATCGCGGACATTGAGAAAGAGAAAGAAGCGCTGTTCTACGCCCGCTGCCTGCTCCGCGGCCAGTTGAAATCAGAGGCGATGGAGGCGATCTATAAATATGCAGATGAAAGCGCCATACAGGCGGTCATCACCCGCATTACCGAGATGCTTTCCAAAAGACGCAGCAGTGGCCGGCTTTCACTGGAAACATTTAAAAACGGCTTTACTGACCTGATGCTGGGCATGGAGTTCCTGTTCCGCTTCCGTACTGTTAAAAGCGAAGTAAAAAAGACTTTCTCCTGGATCACCGAAAAAAGAGCAGAATACCTGCTGCCAGAAGAACGCGAATGGATACAACGCAACCTTGTCATGAATAAAGGTTGATACCCCGTCAGCCCCGCATCTTCCCCCTCCTTTTATCCTGATATTTGCCCGCATAGCTTCCCTAACGGTGGTGCATACCTCGTAATTCTTTACATTTGGAACCTTAAAATGTAAGGATGAAAAGAGGACTGATACTGCTTTTGGCAGGTGCTATGGCCGGCGGCATCCAAAATGCCCGCGCCCAGCAGCAAATGTACACCATGACACAGGCCACCAATGGGCTCCGTGCCGACCTGGCGCCTGAAAGACTGAAACAATTCGAATGGCTGCCCGGCGAAAACGCCTACACCAGGGCGGTAATGGCCGGTAATCAGCAGGTATGGGTGAAATACACCGTATTAGGCGGCAGAGCCTTACCCAAAACAGATACCCTGCTGGCACTGAATACGCTCAACCAGCAACTTTTTTCCCAACGACCTTTACGCGCTTTACCCGTCCTGCACTGGCTGGACAATACCCATGCATGGTTTGCCATGGGCAACGACCTGTATAACGGTACCCTGGAAAACAGAACGATCACTTTCAGCAAATGGTGCTCCCTGCCGCAGGAGGCTGAAAACGTAACCGTCAACCCCAAAAGCCGCCACATTGCCTATACGGTAAAAAACAATCTCCTGCTGCGTACCGCCGATGGCCAGGAATTGCCCGTCACACAGGATGCGGACATCAATATAGTAAACGGTAAAAGCGTGCACCGCGACGAATTCGGTATCGACAGAGGCATCTTTTTCTCTCCGCAGGGCGACCTGGTAGCGTTCTACCGGATGGACCAGCGGATGGTCAACGATTACCCGGTCATCGACTGGTCGGTGGTGCCTGCACATGCCAATATCATCAAATATCCCATGGCCGGTGGTAAATCCCACGAGGTAACCCTGGGCATCTATCAGCCATCTACCCGCAAAACCGTCTTCCTGAAAACAACCGGAGAAGCAGATCACTACCTGACCTGTGTTACCTGGGCGCCTGACCAGCAGTCCGTTTATGTGGCGCTGCTCAACAGGGACCAGAACCACCTGTCGCTCAACCAGTACAGCGCTGCTACCGGAGAACTGATCAAAACACTTTTTGAAGAGAAAGATCCCAAATATGTACATCCGTCACACCCGCTCACTTTCCTGCCGGGCAAGCCAGACCAGTTTATCTGGTGGAGTGACCGTGACGGCTATACGCACCTGTATCTGTACAATACTGCCGGGCAACTGCAAAAGCAACTGACCAAAGGCGACTGGGTAGTCAATGAATTGCAGGGTTTTCATAACGCCGCCAATGAAATGATCATCACGGCTGCGAAAGAAAGCCCGATGGAAAAGCACGGTTATGCCGTGAACCTGAAAACCGGCGCCCTGCGTCGTCTGGACCAGGCGGCAGGCTGGCATGATATACAGGTGAGCAGCACCGGCGACTATGTGCTGGACAGCTATACTTCCGGAAATGTGCCTTCTATGGCAGTTATCACGGGGCTGAACGGCAAGTATGCAGAAACCATCCTGAAAGCCGAAGATCCGCTGAAAAATTTCAAACGGCCGGAGATCAGGCAGGTGACGCTGAAAGCCGACGATGGCACGCCGCTTTACGGTAAACTGATATTGCCGGTAGATTTCGACAGCACCCGTCAGTACCCGGTGATCGTATACCTGTATAACGGGCCTAACGTACAGTTGATCCGCAATACTTTCCCTTACAGCGGCAACCTGTGGTATGAGTACATGGCGCAGCGCGGGTATGTAGTATTTACCATGGACGGCCGCGGCAGCGCCAACAGGGGCATGGCTTTCGAACAGGCTACTTTCCGCCGGCTGGGCACTGTGGAAATGAACGATCAGTTGCAGGGCGTATCTTATCTGAAATCACTGCCTTATGTAAATCAGCAGAAAATGGGCGTCCATGGCTGGAGCTTCGGTGGTTTTATGACCACTTCGCTGATGCTGCGCCATCCCGACGTGTTTAAAGTTGGCGTAGCCGGTGGTCCGGTGATTGACTGGAGCATGTATGAAGTGATGTATACAGAGCGTTACATGGACACGCCGCAGCAGAATCCCGAAGGCTATGCCAACGCCAACCTGCTCACCCAAACAAAAAACCTGAAAGGTAAACTGATGCTGATCCATGGCACCAACGATGACGTGGTGGTATGGCAGCATTCCGTGAACTTCCTGAGAGCCTGTGTGGACAATGGCGTCCAGGTGGATTACTTTGTATATCCCGGTCACCTGCACAACGTGCTGGGCAAAGACAGGGTTCATCTGATGCAGAAGATCACGGATTATTTCGACGCGCATCTTGCACGCAAAGACGCAGAGCAGCAAAGCGCGCAAAGAGATAAATAAGAAAATAAAGAAAGCAAAGAAAGCAAAGAAGACAAGAAAGTAAAGACTATAGAGGAGCGACTAAAGAAAAGCAAAGAGGCGGGGACCAAATTTGATCTCCGCCCCTTTGCTTTCTTATTTTAATCTTAAAAAAATCTTTGCGTGCTTTGCTGCTTTGCGCCTTTGCGAGACTACATACCGCCTGTTTTAGCATCTTTAAATACGCCCGGCGTGTATACGATCTCGGAGAAAGTGCTGGTGCATGTTTCTCCCAGTGGGGACTGGGAAGAAAAACCCACCCGGATGGGCGCTTTGGGTACAAAGTTGACGAGTCGTACTGCTTCCCAGGTTTTACCTTCAAGCGAATAAAAAAGCCCGAACATATTGCCTGATTTCGCCAGCCGGAAATACACTTCATTTTTAGTCGTGATGGCGTTGTTGCTGTCATCCGTATAGGTGTTGGTCACGCCGGAGCAAACGGCCAGTTTGCCATAGTGGCTGTTTTCAAAGAGGAATTTGATGTACTGGGTAGAGTCCACCATGACATAGATGGCGCCGCCGTCGTACGTTTTTTTGAAGTCCACTTTGATTTTGGCGGTCAGCACAAAGTTCTCATCCGGTTTGAACGCCAGGATGGGAGCGGTGGCAATGTTGTAGTTGCCGCCGGGGTAGTTGTAAAAATCAGAGCCTTGTCCGGCGGTGATGGAGAGGCTGTCTGCGGTGGCAGAAAAATTTTTCGGTGTGTTGATCCAGCTACAGGGATAGGGTATGCCTTTGATCCGGACGCTGTCTGCCGGGTTGGCCACAGCGCTGAAGAAAGCCAGGACCAGGCTGCCGAGTACAAAAAGTTTCTTTTTCACTATCGTGGTTTTAAATAAATACTGGCGAACAATATATAAACTAAAAAATGAAGAAACGATAAATTTCCCGGGGTGGTAGTCCCGGGATAATGATGTGCGTGATATTCAGGTGTTTGAAGTGTTTACAGCCCTTTGGTCAGTTTGCGCAGGGTAGGGAGGATGTGGGCCGCGAAGCGTTCCATGCCTACGTCGTTGGGATGTACGCCGTCTACCGTGCCTTCGTGATCGGCGCCGAGGAAGCCGTCGCCGCTGATGTAGTGAAGGTTTTTAACGCCTGCTTTTTTCAGGTCGTTGTATGCTTTTTTCAGCTCCGCTCTTTTGCGGAAAACGATATCGTGAATATCTTTTTCAAAATAAGCATGTTCATACATGTAGTTCTCCACCAGCAGCACCGGTGTTTGCGGTTTACAGGCGCGTATTTGTTCCACCAGTTTCACGGCGCGTTCATGGATGAGTTCCGGTGCCGTATTCGGATTACAATCGATGACAATAAGCGAAGGATCTGTTTCACAGATGGCTTCGCCTACAGCGGTTTCAAACATGCCGTTGCCGCTGAAGCCGAGGTTGATAAAGGGGCGTTGCAGCTGGCGGACGAGGATATTGGTATACGCCATGCCGGGGCGGGTAGCGCATCCGCCCTGGGCGATGCTGCTGCCATAGTAAACAATTGGTTTTTTGTCTATCAGCAGGGATTGCTGTGGTTTCTCTATAACAGCGCCAGTATTCACGCCGATGGAGAGGGAGTCTACGCCGTCATACAAAGGAAGGAAGAGCACATATTCCCGCCAGGAGCCGTCGCCCTTTTTGAGAATGGTTTTTTCGGAACGGGCATCATTGCCGGGGATGGCACTGTTAACGAACTGCCATTGATGATTGACCAGGGCATAGAGGTCGAGCCCTCTTATGCCGGTAGCGGTCATATGGTTCATGGCGTTGTTGTTGAGTACTTTCCAGCGGGCGCCGATGGTGGTGGCATTGGTACGGAACCGGATGGCGACGCCGGCGCTGTTGCGGCTCAGCGCCCATACAGCGGGCCGGACTGTTTTTTCATATTTCGCAGGAAGCCGGTTGTAATTGGTTTCTGTGTGGTACTTACCGATCACCGGGAATGTCATGGCATCGTGGTAAACAAGGGCAGGCGTTTGTGCAAAGAGGCTGCCGCAGCAGATCAGCAGTGCCACCAGGGATAGCATCGTTTTGTTCATCATACGTGATTATTGATTAGCACCGGACAATATACAGGAAAAGAGAGAGAAATACACGTTTTAACGCCTTTACGCAAACGCTTGCGCGGATAACGCAAGCGTTTGCGTACACGGAATATGAAAAGAATTCTCTAAAATAGTGGTGCAATTACAGAAAATAGATTAGCTCCAAGCAGCAATAACAGAACAGCGAACAATGAGGTCGATAAGCCTGTGCCACGGTGTCCTACTGTGGCAGGGTTATCGCCAAAGCGGGCTGGTTTTTACCGGTCATGAATCACCAGGCGTGACTCCATAATGGTATTGGTATAGTCGTTGAGCGGGTGTTCTCCATTCAGCAGCGACAGCAGCATATTAGTAGCAGCCTGCCCCTGTTCATAGGGGAACTGTTCTACCGAAGCTGCCGGGGGAAAGGCCGTATACCCGCTGACCGGCGTGTTGGCGTAAGATACAAAAGTAATGTCTTTATTTATTTCCAGTTTTCTTTTCAGTGCATATTGTACCGCATCCATGGCCACGTAGTCGTTGAACGTGACGATGGCGGTGACTTTCCGTTTCAGCGACAGGAGGTATTCCATGGCGCTGTCGGTGCCGGCGGCGGTGAGATCGGCGTTGACTATCAGTTCGGGGTCGTACTTGAGCCGGTGCTTGCGCAGTGCCTTGATATAGCCGGTAGCCCTTTCTTTGCTGGCCACCAGCTGTTCCGGGCCGTTGATCATCCCGATGACGCGGTGCCCTTTTTTCAGCAGGAAATCCACTGCCTGTATGGTGCCCGATTCCAGGTTACAGGAAACGGCATGGATGTCATGCAGGTCCGGCACACGGTCGAAGAATACTACCGGAATGCGTGCCTGGCGCAGCATTTCGAAGTGATCGTAGTTACGGGTGTTTTTCCCGATAGACACGATACAGCCATCCACCCGGTGCTGTTTCATGCTCTGGATGATCTGCTTTTCCCGGGCTTCGTCGTCGTGCGACTGGCCCAGCAGTACGGTGTAGTTGTTGCTGTAGGCGGTATCTTCAATACCGCTGATGGCGCTGGAGAAAAAGGCTTCAGACAGTTCGGGCAACAGGATGCCGATGGTGAAAGTTTTTCCCTGCTGAAAATAAACCGCGGTCTGGTTGCGCTCATAATTCAGTTCCGCCGCCAGCGCTTTCACGCGGGCTTTGGTCCTCAATCCTATACTGTGATGGTCATGCAATGCCCTTGATACAGTAGATACAGAGATATTCAGCCTTTTTGCAATTTCCTTTATTGTTGGTTGACCCGAAGAAACCACCTTTCTCATACATTTTACAGCAATTAATGGAAAATAGATGCAGCAATATGCGCCTCGTTGCCAAGTTACTTAGTTATTGAATAATATTAACTTTTTTTTATGGGTTCGATTAACGAATTGAATTTACACGGATTAAATGAAGATATGAAAAAGTAGTTTAATGCAATCGGATGCGAATTTTTTCCCCCTTGTACTCTTCGGCTTGTTATTTGTTACTTTCGTGCATCCTCCATTGTACCTCTGCCATTTTTTATATATTTTATTTGTTAGATTAGTTTTATTTAAAATCTATTTTATGAGGATAGGATACTTAGCCTTACCTGTGGCACTGATTACCATTATGGCCTCCTGCTCAGCACCCAGAAAACTGAGAGAATCTGAAGCAAGATATGCCCGGCTGGACAGTTTATACAGGTCAACAGAGAACCAGCGTAAAAAATGTGAAGAAGACGCCGCGAGGGCAGCAGCTGCCTACAAAGACAAGATGGAAAACTTGCAGGAACAACAGACACAATTGAAGGCCAACAACTCACAGATGCTGGACCACCTGAAAGAGCTGTCCGTTATATCCAATGCCCAGGCGGAAAGCATCAAGAAGTCACTCGACAACATCGGTGCGAAAGACGCCTATATCAAAGACCTGCAGTCTGCCATTGCCCGTAAAGACTCCCTCAACATGCAGCTGGTGATGAACCTGAAAGGCGCCATCGGTAACATGGATGACAAAGACATCAACATCAAGGTAGAAAAAGGAGTAGTATATATCGATATTTCCGATAAACTGCTGTTTAAGAGCGGTAGCTACGACGTAACAGAACGTGCGAAAGAAGTACTGGGTAAAGTAGCCAAGGTGCTCATCGCCCAGCCTGATATCGAGTTTATGGTGGAAGGCCATACCGACAATGTGCCTTACCGTCCGAATGTATTGCTCGACAACTGGGACCTGAGCGTGAAGAGAGCAACATCCGTGGTGCGTATTCTGCAGAACCAGTACCAGATACCGGCTGCCCGTATGACTGCCGCAGGCCGCAGCGAATACCAACCGGTAGCTTCCAACGATACGCCGGAAGGACGTGGCGCTAACCGCAGAACAAGGATCGTGATCCTGCCGCAGCTGGACCAGTTCTTCAAATTACTGGAAAAACCAGCAGGCAACTAATTTGGATATTTTGATATTTGGTTATTTTTTTATTTGATTTACGGATTTTGGAATTTACGGATGTTGGAATTTTCTGAATTAACCGGGAAGATCATATCAGTCGATCTTCGCTATATTAATTCAGGAAATTCCAAAATCCGTAAATTCCAAAATCCGTAAATATTTTCACTGTATGAAAGAGCCTTTATTCTGTGACCCGGAAACCGGCGTGTGCGAGATCCCGGGCGCCACAGGTGCCGCCCCGGGCGCGAGACCTGACACCTTGCCTACTGACAAACCGTTGCAGCTTGTTTATTTTACGGACCCGATCTGCTCCACCTGCTGGGGTATAGAACCACAATGGCGCCGGTTAAAACTGGAGTACGGCCATCTGCTGGACATCCGTTACCATATGGGAGGGCTGCTGCCATCGTGGGACGTCTACAACTCCGGAGGTATCAGCGGTCCGTCCGATGTGGCCCATCACTGGGAAGAGGTGAGCGGGCATTACCAGATGCCGATAGATGGCAACGTATGGCTGGAAGACCCGTTGCCGTCCTCCTATCCGCCTTCTATCTGGTTTAAAGCAGCACAGCTGCAGGATGAGCACAAAGCCGTGATTTTCCTGCGCCGCCTGCGCGAAATGTTATTCCTGCAGAAAAAGAATATCTGCCGGCCGGAGCCTGTACTGGCTGCTGCCGCATATGCTCAGCTGGATGCAGCAAGATTACAGCAGGGCTTCGAAAGCACCGCACCGGCGTTGTTTGAGCAGGACCTGCAGCTGCGGGCGCAGATGGGCGTACGTGGCTTCCCTTCGGTGTTTATGATCAATGCCGCCGGCAATAAAGAACTGGTGTATGGCGCCAAACCCTATACGGTATTTACGACCACCCTGCATAAACTTTTCCCCGGGGCGCAGGCGCGCACCTATCTGCGCGGGCTGGATACTTTCTCTTATTTCCCCACGCTGACTACCAAAGAATATGCAGTGCTGAATGACCTGAGCATGGAAGCGGCCTATGACCAGCTGGACGCCTTCCGCCGGGACGGACACCTGGAGGTGACCATCGCCGGTGGCGGAGCCTTATGGCTGCGTTGTCAGTGAGCCGGCGGTAGCGGATGTTTACCACCCTTACGGCCATAGGAATAGGTGAGGCTGAGCATAAAATACCGGGAGAGGTTGGTGGTTTCCAGCCTTTCCCGGTAGGTTGCGCCATAGAAGGCCACCACGCTTTTATTCTGTCTTAACAGGTCAAAGGCATAAAATTTCGCTGCCAGCGCTTTGCTGGCCAGGAAACTTTTGCCGATCCACCCGTTGAGCAGGGTAAACTGTGCACCGGCATCTGTGTTTTTAGTGTACTGGACGCTGGAGCCGATATTGAAATCCAGCGGCAGCCATGCGTTGACATTGAATGTGAGCCGGTACTGGATATAGTCTGTGTAATAATCGCCCTGCAGGGAAAGCATGTTTCCCTGGTAATCCATGCCCAGCTTGGCCGTTAACTCCAGCGTTTTTCTCCAGTTATAGGAAGCGGCAATGTATTGCAGGAAAGAGATTTTTTTACTGATGTTGCTGAGATGATTGATTTGCGACAGCACCCTGTTGTAGTCAAAAGCGACGTTGTAATTGACAGTGATGCCGGGATGTTTGATCCGGAAGCCCAGCATGTTGTTATCAACAATGCCCCAGTTGCCGGACACATTGATCGGTTTGGTTACCTGTCTGCCCAGGGAATCGGTAAACACAGCGTTGGAGAAAGAATTCTGGAAGTAGCGTCCTTCCAGGTTATGCGCAAATGCCACTCCTTTAATGCTGTTGGAGAAATAGGAGACAGACAGTGTATTGATGAACGCATTCACCAGGTCGGGGTTGCCGAGTTGTACATACAGCGGGTTACTGTTGTTGTTCACCGGCCATAACATCTGGGCTGGCAGGGGCATGGTCATCCCGTTTGTATTAATCATAATGGTCTTATAGGGGTCCAGCTTGATAGCGATATTCAGCGCCCGGTCTATGTAAGTGGTGTGCCTGACGAATTTTTCCCCTGACGTGTGGTTGTTACTGTTCAGGGTACTGAGAGATAAACCGGCGGAGCCGACAATCATCAGTTTGCCCTTGTTGTAGGTGATGGAAGGTTTCACCGTATGATTGACAACCCTGCTGTCGAAACGATAGGTCAGCGAGTCATTGGGGACATAATCGTGAGAGAAGATATCAAAGTCTGATGTGTTTTGCCGGTTATTGGTAAGGAGGTTTTCGTAGGCATAGTTGATGGCCAATGCCCAGTACTTTCCCACCGGCTCGCTGTAACTGGTGCTCAGCATCAGGTCCCTGACGTTGTTTTTAGGGTCTACGTGCTGATGGATGGTATCGGCGCTGATCAGCGGATGGAAGACGTAGTTCTCGCTGAGGTTAAGCTGATAATTGTCCTGCCAGCCATTTTTCATGCCGGCATTCAGAGACAGTATCCTGCCTGTTTTTCCGAATTTATGGGAGTAGCTGATATTGGCATCCAGGGTTTTGTTGACGGCGCTGTCATTGGTGTTGAGCATGCCGCTGTTGAGCGTGTCCATACGGCCGCTGGTGGTATTGTACAGCCGTTTTTTGTTTACTTCCTTCGTTTCCCTGATCACATTGGCCGCTACGATAATTTTGTTATTGATATCAGGTTGTATCTCCATAAACATGATACCGCCGTTCAGTTTGTTGACCTGGTGGTTCTGTGTATTGCTGTGATAGAAGGTGCTGTTGCCGGACAGGATGTTTTCCCGCTCCTGTACGTCATTGCTGGTCATGTCCTGTTCCTGG encodes:
- a CDS encoding outer membrane beta-barrel protein, whose product is MQVTTTGSNQIKRCLFILLWGCCACSKLYAQHTIKGTVYQKDTRKTLTGAAVLLYDEKARIKAQTQSDEKGNFAINNIQPGFYRLLVSFMGNRTEMIPVEINGRIKTLTFSYIQLSPSISLSRVEVKADRPLMSIRKDTIEFNAGELPSLPNANMHELIEKIPGLTMDENGNLFYLGAPIKELFIDGRSLLQNMSSAKRVMEILKADLADKIQISDKKNISGITEPGKNEKVLNIVVKDEMKKGVRGTVTAGYGTHDRYNAGTTFNLLRKKITVLGDVLANNNNTQSDAGTNYAISFNGFNQQGTNKIFNFSTYTTMEVSKKIKLTVNLRHQEQDMTSNDVQERENILSGNSTFYHSNTQNHQVNKLNGGIMFMEIQPDINNKIIVAANVIRETKEVNKKRLYNTTSGRMDTLNSGMLNTNDSAVNKTLDANISYSHKFGKTGRILSLNAGMKNGWQDNYQLNLSENYVFHPLISADTIHQHVDPKNNVRDLMLSTSYSEPVGKYWALAINYAYENLLTNNRQNTSDFDIFSHDYVPNDSLTYRFDSRVVNHTVKPSITYNKGKLMIVGSAGLSLSTLNSNNHTSGEKFVRHTTYIDRALNIAIKLDPYKTIMINTNGMTMPLPAQMLWPVNNNSNPLYVQLGNPDLVNAFINTLSVSYFSNSIKGVAFAHNLEGRYFQNSFSNAVFTDSLGRQVTKPINVSGNWGIVDNNMLGFRIKHPGITVNYNVAFDYNRVLSQINHLSNISKKISFLQYIAASYNWRKTLELTAKLGMDYQGNMLSLQGDYYTDYIQYRLTFNVNAWLPLDFNIGSSVQYTKNTDAGAQFTLLNGWIGKSFLASKALAAKFYAFDLLRQNKSVVAFYGATYRERLETTNLSRYFMLSLTYSYGRKGGKHPLPPAH